Proteins encoded in a region of the Streptomyces sp. PCS3-D2 genome:
- a CDS encoding SpoIIE family protein phosphatase: protein MDTFQSTSEVPDPPAAAVGYAGVLRELLPIALWREDADGRVVEWSLAAQDLLGHRPEDILGRAGASVLVPEANQELADQLTRRVQAGETVVGTLPVRHRDGHRVVMEMWIVPAVDASGRMGALLIAVETSEVLHMRDSLAALQSLFTQSPIGLATLGPDLRFLRVNDALARMNGVSAAEHLGKRLTEVVPGVNAAALEATMRQVLDRGTAVVDVRRTGRTPADPEHDRTWSCSYAPLLDGSGRPLGLIASLIDITESQQAQAEAELAQHRLALLAEAGTRIGTTLDLRQTAQEIVQQLVPQLSDSADVQLLESVLGPDEGAAPAASTRGLLRRLAAQFPDPTAPTAQLAAGQTFQIPAGTVYEQVITAGRPMNLYVSDIPALITSPRADALRAYLATLGSARLVPLVARGTVLGTVTVTRTREREPFDEQDCVLVDELVARAALNIDNARMYTRQRQAALTLQRSLTNSALPKVPGLELTGRYLPASDHDVGGDWFDAIPLPGGRTGLVIGDVMGHGIHAAAVMGQLRTAVRTLARHGVPPAQLLRSLDAVVADLGEDEMATCVYAVHHAASGACVIARAGHPPPAVVATDGAVTFLHGRPGTPLGVGGRDFRTEEVHLAPDSLLVLYTDGLIEARDRDLDQGMEQLAQALHGAEQPLEGLCDQILRRLLPCAQEDDVAMLLARSRSPRPPAG from the coding sequence GTGGACACTTTCCAGTCGACGAGCGAGGTGCCGGACCCGCCGGCGGCGGCTGTCGGCTACGCGGGCGTACTCCGCGAGCTGCTGCCGATCGCCCTGTGGCGGGAGGACGCCGACGGGCGCGTCGTCGAGTGGTCGCTGGCCGCCCAGGACCTGCTCGGGCACCGCCCCGAGGACATCCTCGGCCGCGCGGGAGCCTCCGTCCTGGTCCCCGAGGCCAACCAGGAGCTCGCCGACCAGCTGACGCGCCGCGTCCAGGCGGGCGAGACCGTCGTCGGGACCCTCCCCGTACGCCACCGCGACGGCCACCGGGTCGTCATGGAGATGTGGATCGTCCCCGCCGTCGACGCCTCCGGGCGCATGGGGGCCCTGCTCATCGCCGTGGAGACCTCCGAGGTCCTCCACATGCGCGACTCCCTCGCCGCCCTCCAGAGCCTGTTCACCCAGTCGCCCATCGGCCTCGCCACCCTCGGCCCCGACCTGCGCTTCCTCCGGGTCAACGACGCGCTCGCCCGGATGAACGGCGTCTCCGCCGCCGAGCACCTCGGTAAACGCCTCACCGAAGTGGTCCCGGGGGTCAATGCCGCGGCCCTGGAGGCGACGATGCGGCAGGTGCTCGACCGGGGCACCGCCGTCGTCGACGTCCGCCGCACCGGCCGGACCCCCGCCGACCCCGAGCACGACCGGACCTGGTCCTGCTCCTACGCCCCCCTCCTGGACGGCTCCGGCCGGCCCCTCGGCCTGATCGCCTCCCTCATCGACATCACGGAGAGCCAGCAGGCCCAGGCCGAGGCCGAGCTGGCCCAGCACCGCCTCGCCCTGCTCGCGGAGGCGGGCACCCGCATCGGCACCACCCTGGACCTGCGCCAGACCGCCCAGGAGATCGTGCAGCAGTTGGTCCCGCAGCTCTCGGACTCCGCCGACGTACAGCTCCTGGAGTCCGTCCTCGGCCCCGACGAAGGCGCGGCACCCGCGGCCTCCACCCGCGGCCTCCTGCGCCGCCTGGCGGCGCAGTTCCCCGACCCGACCGCCCCCACCGCGCAACTCGCCGCCGGCCAGACCTTCCAGATCCCCGCCGGCACCGTCTACGAGCAGGTCATCACCGCGGGCCGGCCGATGAACCTCTACGTCTCCGACATCCCGGCACTGATCACCTCCCCGCGGGCCGACGCCCTGCGGGCCTACCTGGCCACCCTCGGCTCGGCCCGCCTGGTCCCGCTCGTCGCCCGCGGCACCGTCCTGGGCACCGTCACCGTCACCCGGACACGCGAGCGCGAGCCCTTCGACGAGCAGGACTGCGTCCTGGTCGACGAGCTCGTCGCCCGGGCGGCGCTCAACATCGACAACGCCCGCATGTACACCCGCCAGCGCCAGGCCGCACTCACCCTCCAGCGCAGCCTCACCAACAGCGCCCTGCCCAAGGTCCCCGGCCTCGAACTCACCGGCCGCTACCTGCCCGCCAGCGACCACGACGTCGGCGGTGACTGGTTCGACGCCATCCCGCTGCCCGGCGGGCGGACCGGTCTCGTCATCGGGGACGTCATGGGCCACGGCATCCACGCGGCGGCCGTCATGGGGCAGCTGCGCACCGCCGTACGGACCCTCGCGCGCCATGGCGTACCCCCCGCACAGCTGCTCCGCTCCCTCGACGCCGTCGTCGCCGACCTGGGTGAGGACGAGATGGCGACCTGCGTGTACGCCGTCCACCACGCGGCGTCCGGCGCCTGCGTGATCGCCCGTGCCGGCCACCCGCCGCCCGCCGTCGTCGCCACCGACGGGGCGGTGACCTTTCTCCACGGCCGGCCCGGGACGCCCCTGGGCGTCGGCGGACGCGACTTCCGTACCGAGGAGGTGCACCTGGCCCCGGACAGCCTGCTCGTCCTCTACACCGACGGGCTCATCGAGGCCCGGGACCGCGACCTCGACCAGGGCATGGAACAGCTCGCACAAGCCCTGCACGGCGCGGAGCAGCCCCTGGAGGGACTGTGCGACCAGATCCTGCGGCGGCTGCTCCCGTGCGCCCAGGAGGACGACGTGGCGATGCTCCTGGCCCGCTCCCGGTCTCCCCGCCCACCTGCCGGCTGA
- a CDS encoding rhodanese-like domain-containing protein: protein MSRVNGSGAAIEALATPSLGDTSYLLVSGDEAALVDPQRDVWEVVDSCAARRVRIRYVLETHVHNDYVSGALEVRAATGATVAGPARAPYAFDHLPLAEDDEIRVGDATVRAVETPGHTAEHTSYLVFDDTDRAPSAVFTGGSLLVGSAGRTDLSGSGRTEELARAQYRTLRRLALLPDGTRVLPTHGAGSSCAAGPVSGERTSTVGAERRSNPVLTAQDEEEFVRGRMSGLPPYPAYYRHMAPVNRHGPQVLGGPPVLRPLTPAMVEGLAGGGAQIVDGRDRAAFAAGHLPGSICDELDERFASLVGEVVPFGTRLVLVLPEPAGDAAHEAMVQLLRIGYDDVAGYLAGGADAWAAAGRPLRAFRTADAAALVGDLDRRRVLDVRPERPEGGIPGSLAVPLAELPRRIGELPRDREIWVVCGSGRRAAVAAGLVDRAGIPVTAVISGGVQELLAHA from the coding sequence ATGAGTCGCGTGAACGGTTCCGGGGCGGCGATCGAGGCCCTCGCCACCCCGTCGTTGGGGGACACCAGCTACCTGCTCGTCAGCGGTGACGAGGCCGCCCTCGTCGACCCGCAGCGGGACGTCTGGGAGGTGGTGGACTCCTGCGCCGCCCGGCGGGTCCGGATCCGTTACGTCCTGGAGACGCACGTGCACAACGACTACGTCTCGGGCGCGCTGGAGGTCCGGGCGGCCACCGGTGCCACCGTCGCCGGGCCGGCCCGCGCCCCGTACGCCTTCGACCACCTGCCCCTGGCCGAGGACGACGAGATCCGCGTCGGCGACGCGACCGTGCGCGCCGTGGAAACCCCGGGTCACACCGCCGAGCACACTTCCTACCTGGTCTTCGACGACACGGACCGGGCCCCGTCCGCCGTCTTCACCGGAGGCAGTCTCCTCGTCGGCAGTGCCGGCCGGACCGACCTGTCGGGAAGCGGCCGTACGGAGGAACTCGCCCGGGCCCAGTACCGGACGCTGCGCCGCCTCGCCCTGCTCCCCGACGGCACCCGCGTGCTGCCGACGCACGGCGCGGGCAGTTCCTGCGCGGCCGGCCCGGTGTCGGGGGAGCGGACCAGCACGGTCGGCGCGGAGCGGCGCAGCAACCCCGTGCTGACCGCCCAGGACGAGGAGGAGTTCGTCCGGGGGCGGATGTCGGGACTGCCCCCGTACCCCGCCTACTACCGCCACATGGCGCCGGTCAACCGGCACGGGCCGCAGGTCCTCGGCGGCCCGCCCGTCCTCCGGCCGCTCACCCCGGCCATGGTCGAGGGGCTCGCCGGCGGTGGCGCCCAGATCGTCGACGGGCGCGACCGGGCGGCCTTCGCCGCGGGCCACCTGCCCGGCTCGATCTGCGACGAGCTCGACGAGCGCTTCGCGAGTCTGGTCGGCGAGGTCGTGCCCTTCGGTACGCGGCTGGTCCTCGTGCTGCCCGAACCGGCCGGGGACGCCGCCCACGAGGCGATGGTCCAGCTCCTGCGGATCGGTTACGACGATGTCGCCGGGTACCTCGCGGGAGGTGCCGACGCCTGGGCGGCGGCCGGCCGTCCGCTGCGCGCCTTCCGCACCGCGGACGCGGCCGCCCTGGTCGGGGACCTCGACCGCAGGCGGGTGCTCGACGTGCGGCCGGAGCGCCCCGAGGGCGGCATCCCCGGCTCCCTGGCCGTGCCCCTCGCCGAACTGCCCCGCAGGATCGGCGAGCTGCCCCGGGACCGGGAGATCTGGGTGGTGTGCGGCAGCGGCCGCCGGGCGGCCGTCGCGGCGGGTCTGGTCGACCGGGCGGGGATCCCGGTGACCGCAGTGATCAGTGGCGGGGTGCAGGAGCTGCTGGCGCATGCGTGA
- a CDS encoding molybdopterin-dependent oxidoreductase: MTAAPDFRVARGPGATVWAPETVTADPYNAQTPSAALAEPVTPVAAFFVRDHFGIPPTDAGRWRLHVGGAVATAFSIGREELLALEHRALDVVVECAGNGRSLMRPAPPGLPWSQRAVGCARFEGVPFRLLADRAGIDPEAVEVVFTGADSGTVHGRRTPFERSLPLAVARHRDTLLATRMNGEPLTPEHGAPVRLVVPGRYAVADVKWLVGVRVVTAPFGGVFQAEEYLYTAARGTPEGPVTTLRVKSLITEPAPDEDLRRGRAVVVRGHAWSGGGVPVSRVEVRAEHQDEAGDPDHVRGWHEAVLSPPAGPYAWTGWTYRWTPQQPGPYRLLSRATDARGVAQPLQAPWNAHGYGCNPVASVEVVVV; encoded by the coding sequence ATGACCGCAGCGCCGGATTTCCGGGTCGCCCGAGGGCCCGGCGCCACCGTATGGGCACCCGAGACGGTCACGGCCGACCCCTACAACGCCCAGACCCCCTCGGCCGCGCTGGCCGAGCCCGTCACCCCCGTGGCCGCCTTCTTCGTACGCGACCACTTCGGCATCCCGCCCACCGACGCCGGACGGTGGCGGCTGCACGTCGGCGGCGCCGTGGCCACCGCTTTCTCCATCGGCCGTGAAGAGCTCCTCGCGCTGGAGCACCGCGCGCTCGACGTCGTCGTGGAATGCGCGGGGAACGGCCGGAGCCTGATGCGGCCCGCCCCGCCCGGCCTGCCCTGGAGCCAGCGGGCGGTGGGCTGCGCGCGCTTCGAGGGCGTGCCCTTCCGCCTGCTCGCGGACCGCGCCGGGATCGACCCGGAGGCCGTCGAGGTCGTCTTCACCGGAGCGGATTCCGGCACCGTGCACGGCCGCCGCACCCCCTTCGAACGCAGCCTCCCGCTCGCAGTGGCCCGCCACCGGGACACCCTCCTCGCCACCCGCATGAACGGTGAGCCGCTCACCCCCGAGCACGGCGCCCCGGTCCGCCTCGTGGTTCCCGGCCGGTACGCCGTCGCGGATGTGAAGTGGCTGGTCGGGGTGCGGGTCGTGACCGCCCCCTTCGGCGGGGTCTTCCAGGCCGAGGAATACCTCTACACCGCCGCGCGCGGTACCCCCGAAGGCCCCGTGACGACCCTGCGGGTCAAGTCGCTCATCACCGAGCCGGCCCCGGACGAGGACCTGCGCCGGGGCCGTGCGGTCGTGGTCCGGGGCCATGCCTGGTCGGGCGGCGGGGTGCCCGTGTCCAGGGTCGAGGTCCGGGCCGAGCACCAGGACGAGGCCGGCGACCCGGACCACGTCCGGGGCTGGCACGAAGCCGTCCTCTCACCACCGGCCGGCCCCTACGCCTGGACCGGCTGGACCTACCGGTGGACCCCGCAGCAGCCGGGACCCTACCGGCTGCTGTCCCGTGCCACCGACGCCCGCGGCGTCGCACAGCCGCTGCAGGCCCCGTGGAACGCCCATGGCTACGGCTGCAACCCCGTGGCCTCCGTCGAGGTGGTGGTCGTATGA
- a CDS encoding aromatic amino acid transaminase, with amino-acid sequence MLELLPTPPTDPLWDLTYEFGGDERPERLNLVLGVYRDQTGTTPVMAAVREAEIRLAQLSESKEYRGLSGNTAFNRSLLDLVLGPDGPVERAAAVQTVAGSGALRLLADLIHRTRPGATVWISDPAYVNHRPILEAAGLTVRTYGWRDAEGGFDTAGVLRELAGAGRDDVVLLQGCCHNPSGVDPLLDDWEALAESAERGGWVPFVDLAYHGLGDGLEGDLLATRMLAARVPEMLIAVSCSKNFGLYSDRVGCAMVLGTSGRAVRHAETALQNAARTLYSMPPEHGAAVVTTILQDEELRASWRAELDVMRGRITANRADLAGHLTALGCTEQARSLARQKGMFSMLALTPHQMLRLRRQYAIYGTTSGRINIAGIPAHRIPCLARGIAGVLDTVEPRPRELA; translated from the coding sequence ATGCTTGAGCTCCTTCCCACGCCGCCCACCGACCCGCTGTGGGACCTGACCTACGAGTTCGGCGGCGACGAGCGGCCCGAACGCCTGAACCTGGTCCTCGGCGTCTACCGGGACCAGACCGGCACCACCCCGGTCATGGCCGCCGTCCGCGAGGCCGAGATACGGCTGGCGCAGCTCTCGGAGTCCAAGGAGTACCGAGGGCTCTCCGGCAACACCGCCTTCAACCGGTCCCTGCTGGACCTGGTGCTGGGCCCGGACGGGCCTGTCGAGCGGGCCGCGGCCGTCCAGACCGTCGCGGGCTCCGGCGCGCTGCGGCTGCTCGCCGACCTGATCCACCGCACCCGGCCCGGCGCCACGGTGTGGATCAGCGACCCGGCCTACGTCAACCACCGGCCCATCCTGGAGGCCGCCGGGCTGACGGTGCGCACCTACGGGTGGCGGGACGCCGAGGGCGGCTTCGACACGGCCGGAGTGCTGCGGGAGCTGGCCGGCGCCGGGCGCGACGACGTCGTCCTGCTCCAGGGGTGCTGCCACAACCCCTCGGGGGTCGACCCGCTGCTGGACGACTGGGAGGCGCTGGCCGAGTCGGCCGAGCGCGGCGGCTGGGTGCCCTTCGTCGACCTCGCGTACCACGGGCTCGGCGACGGGCTGGAGGGCGACCTGCTGGCCACTCGGATGCTGGCGGCCCGGGTGCCCGAGATGCTGATCGCCGTGAGCTGCTCGAAGAACTTCGGCCTCTACAGCGACCGCGTCGGCTGCGCCATGGTGCTCGGGACCTCGGGGCGGGCCGTGCGGCACGCCGAGACGGCCCTGCAGAACGCGGCCCGGACCCTGTACTCGATGCCGCCCGAGCACGGCGCCGCCGTCGTGACCACGATCCTTCAGGACGAGGAGCTGCGGGCCTCCTGGCGGGCGGAGCTGGACGTCATGCGCGGCCGGATCACGGCCAACCGGGCGGACCTGGCCGGGCACCTCACCGCGCTCGGCTGCACGGAGCAGGCGCGCTCGCTGGCCCGACAGAAGGGCATGTTCTCGATGCTGGCGCTGACCCCGCACCAGATGCTGCGGCTGCGCAGGCAGTACGCCATCTACGGGACGACCTCGGGCCGGATCAACATCGCCGGCATCCCGGCCCACCGGATCCCGTGCCTGGCCCGGGGGATCGCAGGGGTCCTGGACACGGTCGAACCTCGCCCGCGCGAACTGGCCTGA
- a CDS encoding DMT family transporter, producing the protein MVATHTTRATLPPDAAGPRAGHPGRRGLSPQAQGMLALLVTVSIWAAFALSARALSGSSLLPADAALLRFGLPPVLLLPALWRRRRAIAAVRPGPALKIVCGAGVPFFLAAMHGGALTSAAFVGSIVPGMVPLFVSLIMIRRGHGVPRGTQAVGLALIAAGVIALVWRYVVPVDTDVLAGSGILLVASGLWALYTVGLREVDLDPVGSIGLLCLPSFAIIGLLVLTGVLPTGIAHAAGADIALFLVVQGLGVGLCAGLLYAFAIRRLGAERSSAVGSLSPVAVVLLAIPLLGESPTAAVLAGVPLITAGVVLANRRPRPRPEVPADA; encoded by the coding sequence TTGGTCGCGACGCACACCACCCGGGCGACCCTGCCTCCCGATGCGGCGGGCCCGCGTGCCGGACACCCCGGCCGGCGCGGGCTCTCCCCCCAGGCCCAGGGCATGCTGGCCCTGCTGGTGACGGTCTCGATCTGGGCCGCGTTCGCGCTCAGCGCCCGCGCCCTGAGCGGTTCCTCGCTGCTGCCGGCCGATGCGGCCCTGCTGCGGTTCGGCCTGCCTCCCGTCCTCCTCCTCCCCGCCCTGTGGCGGCGCCGCCGCGCCATCGCCGCGGTGCGGCCGGGCCCCGCGCTGAAGATCGTCTGTGGTGCCGGGGTGCCCTTCTTCCTGGCCGCGATGCACGGCGGAGCCCTGACCTCCGCGGCCTTCGTCGGGTCCATCGTCCCCGGCATGGTCCCGCTCTTCGTGTCCCTGATCATGATCCGACGCGGTCACGGCGTGCCCAGGGGCACCCAGGCGGTCGGCCTCGCCCTGATCGCGGCCGGTGTCATCGCCCTGGTCTGGCGCTACGTCGTCCCCGTGGACACGGACGTCCTCGCCGGCTCCGGCATCCTCCTGGTCGCGAGCGGCCTGTGGGCCCTCTACACGGTGGGGCTGCGCGAGGTGGACCTCGATCCCGTCGGCTCGATCGGACTGCTCTGCCTGCCCTCCTTCGCGATCATCGGGCTCCTCGTCCTGACCGGCGTTCTGCCCACCGGGATCGCGCACGCCGCGGGCGCCGACATCGCCCTGTTCCTGGTCGTGCAGGGCCTCGGCGTGGGGCTGTGCGCGGGCCTGCTCTACGCCTTCGCGATCCGCCGCCTCGGCGCCGAACGCAGCTCCGCCGTCGGCAGCCTCAGCCCCGTCGCGGTGGTCCTCCTCGCCATCCCCCTGCTCGGCGAATCACCCACCGCCGCCGTCCTGGCCGGCGTCCCCCTGATCACCGCCGGCGTCGTCCTCGCCAACCGCCGCCCCCGCCCCCGACCCGAGGTCCCCGCAGATGCTTGA
- a CDS encoding Lrp/AsnC family transcriptional regulator, translating into MDAVDLQIIRELQTDGRLSNQELADRVRLSPSPCLRRVRRLEEAGLIRGYTAMVDQVAYGLPVTVFVRIRLERHTAEAVRLFEEHVAGIEHIQDCYLMAGSSDYLLRVVIEDLEAYEALVRHRIHAIPGIASIESSFAYGSVKQSRTYPKPAPGASRRPR; encoded by the coding sequence ATGGACGCAGTCGATCTGCAGATCATCCGGGAATTGCAGACGGACGGGCGCCTTTCCAACCAGGAACTGGCCGACCGCGTCCGGCTGTCCCCGTCACCCTGCCTGCGCCGGGTCCGGCGATTGGAGGAGGCGGGCCTGATCCGCGGCTACACGGCCATGGTCGACCAGGTCGCCTACGGGCTGCCGGTGACCGTCTTCGTCCGGATCCGGCTGGAGCGGCACACGGCGGAGGCGGTGCGGCTCTTCGAGGAGCACGTGGCCGGCATCGAGCACATCCAGGACTGCTACCTGATGGCGGGGAGCAGCGACTACCTGCTCAGAGTCGTCATCGAGGACCTGGAGGCCTACGAGGCCCTGGTGCGCCACCGCATCCATGCCATCCCGGGCATCGCCTCGATCGAGTCGAGCTTCGCGTACGGCAGCGTGAAGCAGTCCAGGACCTATCCGAAGCCCGCGCCGGGCGCCTCGCGGCGACCGCGCTGA
- a CDS encoding O-acetyl-ADP-ribose deacetylase, with protein sequence MVRITLVRGDITAEKADAIVNAANSSLLGGGGVDGAIHRKGGPEILAACEDLRRGHYGKGLPTGRAVATTAGRLAAEHVIHTVGPVWSREEDRSDLLASCYRESLRVADELGARTVAFPAISTGIYGWPMDDGARIAVRTVLAARTEVQEVRFVLFDAAAYAVFEAAVGSSLQDPSGGSRPGP encoded by the coding sequence ATGGTGCGCATCACACTGGTACGCGGCGACATCACCGCCGAGAAGGCCGACGCCATCGTCAACGCCGCGAATTCCTCACTGCTCGGCGGCGGCGGGGTCGACGGCGCCATCCACCGCAAGGGCGGCCCGGAGATCCTCGCCGCCTGCGAGGACCTGCGGCGCGGGCACTACGGCAAGGGACTGCCGACGGGCCGGGCCGTCGCCACCACCGCCGGCCGACTGGCCGCCGAGCACGTCATCCACACGGTGGGGCCCGTCTGGTCGCGCGAAGAGGACCGGTCGGACCTGCTCGCCTCCTGCTACCGCGAGTCGCTGCGCGTCGCCGACGAGCTGGGGGCCCGTACGGTGGCCTTCCCGGCCATCTCCACCGGTATCTACGGCTGGCCCATGGACGACGGGGCGCGGATCGCGGTCCGGACGGTCCTGGCCGCCCGCACCGAGGTCCAGGAGGTGCGCTTCGTCCTCTTCGACGCCGCCGCGTACGCCGTCTTCGAGGCCGCGGTCGGATCCTCTCTCCAGGACCCGTCCGGCGGATCGCGGCCGGGGCCCTGA
- a CDS encoding NAD(P)/FAD-dependent oxidoreductase has protein sequence MPSIFDVVVVGAGPNGLTAAVELARRGFSVAVFEAAATVGGGARTEELTLPGFRHDPCAAVHPLGAGSPVFATMPLKRYGLEWLHAPLPMAHPFDDGTAAVLARSVAETAASFGPRDAGAYRRLVGPFLGRWDTLARDFMSLPDTALPRDPVTLARFGLAGLPPSTWLLRRFRDERARALFAGLVAHVIAPLGGIGTGGVGLVFALAAHAGGWPMARGGSQSISDALASYLRDLGGAIHTDFEVKRLDDLPPARAYVFDTSPTALARIARLGRAYDGYRYGASVFKIDYALDGPVPWTAEEPRRAGTVQIGPRTRDIDAALQLASAGRAPRTPFLITAQPSLADPGRAPEGKHVFWAYGHVPAGWDGDLTDAVERQLERFAPGFRDRVLARATAGPPQLAARNPNYVGGDIACGAASGLQLLLRPRLSLSPYTTAHPAVFICSSATPPGPGVHGMSGHNAAKAVWRHLRQAS, from the coding sequence GTGCCGTCGATTTTCGATGTGGTCGTGGTGGGGGCGGGCCCCAACGGGCTGACGGCCGCCGTCGAACTGGCCCGGCGCGGCTTCTCGGTGGCCGTCTTCGAGGCCGCCGCCACGGTCGGCGGGGGAGCCCGGACCGAGGAGCTCACCCTGCCCGGCTTCCGGCACGACCCCTGCGCGGCGGTGCACCCGCTGGGCGCCGGTTCGCCGGTCTTCGCCACGATGCCGTTGAAGCGGTACGGACTGGAATGGCTGCACGCCCCGCTTCCGATGGCGCACCCCTTCGACGACGGGACGGCCGCCGTCCTCGCGCGCTCCGTCGCGGAGACGGCGGCGTCCTTCGGGCCGCGCGACGCGGGCGCCTACCGGCGCCTGGTCGGACCCTTCCTCGGCCGATGGGACACCCTGGCCCGGGACTTCATGTCCCTGCCGGACACCGCACTGCCCCGTGACCCGGTGACCCTCGCCCGCTTCGGGCTGGCCGGCCTGCCGCCCTCCACCTGGCTGCTGCGCCGCTTCCGGGACGAACGGGCGCGGGCGCTGTTCGCGGGGCTCGTGGCCCACGTCATCGCACCGCTCGGCGGGATCGGGACCGGTGGCGTCGGCCTGGTCTTCGCCCTCGCCGCCCACGCGGGCGGCTGGCCCATGGCCCGCGGCGGCTCCCAGTCGATCTCCGACGCCCTGGCCTCCTACCTGCGCGACCTCGGTGGAGCGATCCACACGGACTTCGAGGTCAAGCGGCTCGACGACCTCCCGCCCGCCCGCGCCTACGTCTTTGACACCTCGCCCACGGCGTTGGCCCGGATCGCCCGATTGGGCCGCGCCTACGACGGCTACCGGTACGGCGCCTCCGTATTCAAGATCGACTACGCGCTGGACGGACCGGTTCCGTGGACGGCGGAGGAGCCGCGCCGCGCCGGCACCGTCCAGATCGGCCCGCGCACACGCGACATCGACGCCGCCCTGCAGCTCGCCTCGGCCGGCCGGGCCCCCCGCACGCCGTTCCTGATCACTGCCCAGCCCAGCCTGGCCGACCCCGGCCGGGCCCCCGAGGGCAAGCACGTCTTCTGGGCGTACGGCCACGTCCCCGCGGGCTGGGACGGCGACCTCACCGATGCCGTCGAGCGCCAACTGGAGCGCTTCGCCCCGGGCTTCCGCGACCGGGTCCTGGCCCGCGCCACGGCCGGACCGCCTCAGCTCGCCGCCCGCAACCCCAACTACGTCGGCGGCGACATCGCCTGCGGGGCCGCATCGGGCCTGCAGCTCCTGCTGCGCCCCCGGCTCAGCCTCTCCCCCTACACCACCGCCCACCCGGCGGTCTTCATCTGCTCCTCGGCGACCCCGCCGGGCCCGGGCGTCCACGGCATGTCCGGCCACAACGCCGCCAAGGCGGTCTGGCGCCACCTGCGCCAGGCCTCCTGA
- a CDS encoding inositol monophosphatase family protein, with the protein MIDEFLAHGLPDVEEAVRKAAAIEIMPRFRQLAEHEVDQKSGPHDLVTVADRKAEEHLTASLTRLLPGSVVVGEEAVHADPAVYEALRADAPVWIVDPVDGTRQFVNGDPAFCTLVALALRGEMLASWTFAPALEELATAVHGQGAYVNGHRIRSGSPEPGADLRVATAHPLYTSDENKRTLARLDVPGIAARPCGSAGLEYLKVARGEMDALAFTWPSAWDHAAGLLLVAESGGAQSTVEGVPFRVDRDNALPFAVGRDEATAVRVRDLLRGA; encoded by the coding sequence ATGATCGATGAGTTCCTGGCCCATGGCCTGCCCGATGTGGAAGAAGCCGTCCGCAAGGCGGCGGCGATCGAGATCATGCCGAGATTCAGGCAGCTCGCCGAGCACGAGGTCGACCAGAAGAGCGGCCCGCACGACCTGGTGACCGTCGCCGACCGCAAGGCCGAGGAACACCTCACGGCCTCCCTCACCCGACTGCTGCCCGGCTCGGTCGTGGTCGGCGAAGAAGCCGTCCACGCCGACCCCGCCGTGTACGAGGCGCTGCGCGCGGACGCCCCGGTGTGGATCGTCGACCCGGTCGACGGAACCCGCCAGTTCGTGAACGGCGACCCGGCCTTCTGCACCCTGGTCGCCCTGGCGCTGCGCGGCGAGATGCTCGCTTCCTGGACCTTCGCCCCGGCGCTGGAGGAGCTCGCGACCGCCGTGCACGGGCAGGGCGCGTACGTCAACGGCCATCGGATACGCAGCGGTTCGCCCGAGCCCGGTGCCGACCTGCGGGTCGCCACCGCCCACCCCCTCTACACCAGCGACGAGAACAAGCGCACCCTGGCCCGGCTGGACGTGCCCGGGATCGCGGCCAGGCCCTGCGGTTCGGCAGGCCTGGAGTACCTGAAGGTGGCGCGCGGGGAGATGGACGCCCTCGCCTTCACGTGGCCCTCGGCCTGGGACCACGCGGCCGGGCTGCTGTTGGTCGCCGAGTCCGGCGGAGCACAGAGCACCGTCGAGGGGGTCCCCTTCCGGGTGGACCGCGACAATGCCCTGCCGTTCGCTGTCGGACGGGACGAGGCGACCGCCGTGCGCGTCCGCGATCTGCTCCGGGGCGCGTAG